One window from the genome of Echinicola vietnamensis DSM 17526 encodes:
- a CDS encoding lytic transglycosylase domain-containing protein — translation MVKNIHAYILYGLVAVLFVLLIRSRMEVVSDDANTSRESSGNYFWPKPTSNDAESTPRVTLFDLPEKLTFAGEPVPLKEMDIKERFEREVYVNAFWESNMLLMMKRSAKYLPTIEKILADYNIPEDFKYVAMIESGLQNVVSPAGARGFWQFMEGTAKDFGLEVTREVDERYDFEKATHAACKYLQQSYAKFGKWTSVAASYNIGQAGLRRRMNDQQQPDYYELLLNEETGRYMFRILAFKEIFEHPEKYGFELKEEDYYHMPALKTLVIKSSVKDLAEWALKNGTNYKQLKIYNPWLRTPKLTVKKGREYHIKLPAD, via the coding sequence GTGGTGAAAAATATTCATGCATATATCCTGTACGGCCTGGTGGCCGTACTTTTTGTGTTACTTATCCGAAGCCGGATGGAAGTCGTATCTGATGATGCCAACACTTCCCGCGAATCTTCAGGAAACTATTTCTGGCCAAAACCTACCTCAAATGATGCCGAGTCCACCCCTCGGGTAACGCTCTTTGACCTTCCCGAGAAATTGACCTTTGCAGGTGAACCGGTTCCGCTAAAAGAAATGGACATCAAGGAGCGTTTTGAACGGGAGGTATACGTGAATGCTTTCTGGGAATCCAATATGCTCCTGATGATGAAGCGATCAGCAAAGTACCTACCAACCATCGAAAAAATCCTGGCAGACTATAACATCCCGGAGGATTTTAAGTATGTGGCCATGATCGAATCGGGCCTTCAAAATGTAGTCTCCCCGGCTGGAGCACGCGGATTTTGGCAATTTATGGAGGGTACCGCCAAGGATTTTGGCTTAGAGGTCACACGCGAAGTGGATGAACGCTATGATTTTGAGAAGGCAACCCATGCCGCCTGCAAGTACCTGCAGCAGTCTTATGCGAAATTTGGCAAATGGACCAGCGTGGCGGCCAGCTACAACATCGGCCAAGCCGGTTTACGACGAAGGATGAATGACCAGCAGCAGCCGGACTATTATGAGCTGTTGCTAAATGAAGAGACGGGTCGGTATATGTTCAGAATTTTGGCGTTTAAGGAGATTTTCGAGCATCCAGAAAAGTACGGTTTTGAGCTTAAGGAAGAGGATTATTACCATATGCCTGCCCTGAAAACCCTCGTCATCAAAAGTTCGGTAAAGGACTTGGCCGAATGGGCCCTAAAAAACGGCACCAACTATAAACAGCTAAAGATTTACAATCCTTGGCTCCGAACCCCAAAGCTCACCGTAAAAAAAGGCCGGGAATACCATATCAAACTTCCCGCAGATTGA
- a CDS encoding YkgJ family cysteine cluster protein — protein sequence MNLIQKSLAVNELFNDLAIEIQQFNEQGRLTCLTGCGRCCANPNVPATVLEFLPLAFELYQTGKAEAFLTQLVEAGDERYCVVLQQMSIAGSGGLCGQYAHRGLICRLFGASARRNREGKKELITCKLIKEEKKDQYQAVSVAIQDGLHVPASADYYTRLYAIDFHLAEQQFPINLAIRKALEAVFSFYYYIEGEAV from the coding sequence ATGAATTTAATACAAAAATCCCTTGCCGTCAATGAACTTTTCAACGACCTAGCCATAGAAATCCAGCAGTTTAACGAACAGGGCCGGCTTACCTGTCTCACAGGATGCGGAAGATGCTGCGCCAACCCAAACGTACCGGCCACGGTATTGGAGTTTTTGCCCTTGGCCTTTGAGCTGTACCAAACCGGCAAGGCAGAGGCGTTCCTTACCCAGCTGGTAGAAGCGGGTGATGAGCGCTATTGCGTGGTGCTTCAGCAGATGAGCATTGCCGGAAGTGGCGGGCTATGCGGACAGTATGCGCATCGTGGATTGATCTGTCGGCTCTTCGGGGCTTCAGCTAGGCGAAACAGGGAAGGGAAAAAGGAGCTGATTACCTGTAAACTGATAAAAGAAGAAAAGAAGGATCAGTACCAAGCAGTAAGTGTAGCCATCCAGGATGGACTGCATGTGCCCGCTAGTGCAGATTATTATACCCGTTTATACGCGATTGATTTTCACTTGGCCGAGCAACAGTTTCCCATCAATCTGGCCATAAGAAAAGCCTTGGAAGCGGTGTTTTCATTTTATTACTACATTGAAGGAGAGGCGGTATAA
- a CDS encoding LysR family transcriptional regulator — MFDFRLQVFHTVAKRLNFTKAAEELYISQPAVTKHIRQIELHYQVKLFDRQGSKISLTPAGETLFEHAEQIFAIYRDLEFELNHFTKDHRGELRIGASTTIAQYVLPPILAAFHEKFSDIRLSLSTDNTEQIGKALDQGEIDLGIIEGQTKQSQFKYTEFTKDEILLIARADHPLAKKESLSIPELLKIPLLLREPGSGTLEVIAHALKPLGVKLGQLQKEMQLGSTESIKGYLMNSNAMAFLSVFTVLEELHSKKFTVIDIDQLSIERSFLFIQPHGAKEGIADLFMKFAHRHNFR; from the coding sequence ATGTTTGATTTTAGACTTCAGGTTTTCCATACGGTCGCCAAGCGACTGAACTTCACCAAAGCTGCAGAAGAGCTTTACATTTCCCAGCCTGCCGTCACCAAGCATATCAGACAGATCGAACTGCACTATCAGGTCAAACTTTTTGATCGCCAAGGAAGCAAAATATCCCTGACGCCCGCTGGAGAAACGCTTTTTGAGCATGCTGAGCAGATTTTTGCCATCTATCGAGACTTGGAGTTTGAGCTCAATCACTTTACCAAGGACCATCGCGGCGAACTCCGCATCGGCGCCAGCACCACCATTGCCCAATATGTGTTGCCTCCTATCTTGGCGGCATTTCATGAGAAATTTTCCGATATCCGCCTAAGCTTGAGCACAGATAATACCGAACAGATCGGAAAGGCGCTGGACCAAGGGGAAATCGACTTGGGCATCATCGAAGGACAGACCAAACAATCCCAGTTTAAATACACCGAGTTTACCAAGGATGAAATCTTGCTGATCGCCCGTGCAGATCATCCCTTGGCCAAAAAAGAATCCCTTAGCATCCCCGAATTGCTAAAAATCCCCTTGCTGCTCCGAGAGCCCGGATCAGGCACCTTGGAAGTCATTGCCCATGCGCTGAAACCTCTGGGGGTAAAGCTGGGCCAACTCCAAAAAGAAATGCAGCTGGGCAGCACCGAAAGCATCAAAGGATACCTGATGAATTCTAATGCCATGGCCTTTCTATCCGTTTTTACAGTATTGGAAGAGCTTCATAGCAAAAAATTTACGGTCATCGATATCGACCAATTGTCCATAGAACGCTCTTTTCTATTTATCCAGCCTCATGGTGCCAAAGAAGGAATTGCTGATTTATTCATGAAATTTGCCCATCGCCATAACTTCAGGTAA
- a CDS encoding phage holin family protein: MMLNFSEIINTVKKLIEVKIQMLKRDVQDELSAVITRVAILSMMVIVSVLILLFGSIALAFYFAELTYSNSLGFLYVGLIYLGILIFLYIIKDSKGIQRNVGAVLNTFLFFRKKNSGDNE, translated from the coding sequence ATGATGCTTAACTTCTCTGAAATTATCAATACGGTAAAAAAACTCATCGAAGTAAAGATTCAGATGCTCAAGAGGGACGTGCAGGATGAGCTTTCTGCCGTCATTACGAGAGTGGCCATTCTTTCGATGATGGTCATTGTCTCGGTATTGATTCTGCTTTTTGGAAGCATTGCCCTTGCCTTTTATTTTGCAGAGCTTACCTATTCCAATTCACTTGGATTTTTGTATGTAGGCCTCATATATTTGGGAATCCTGATTTTCCTTTACATCATCAAAGATTCCAAAGGAATCCAGCGTAATGTTGGTGCTGTGCTGAACACGTTCCTTTTCTTTCGCAAAAAAAACAGTGGTGACAATGAGTAA
- a CDS encoding TIGR00730 family Rossman fold protein, whose amino-acid sequence MSEESEKTNLEEERIRKAFKEKDWSEIKSANSWVIFKVMSEFVEGFEKLAKIGPCVSIFGSARTPQDNKYYKIAEEIAAKLVRHGYGVITGGGPGIMEAGNKGAHSEKGKSVGLNIQLPFEQFNNMYIDQDKLITFDYFFVRKVMFVKYAQGFIVLPGGFGTMDELFEALTLVQTKKTGKFPIILVGKEFWEGLIEWIKTIMLERHINISPEDMELFTLVDTATEAVEAIDEFYNKYLLSPNF is encoded by the coding sequence ATGAGCGAAGAATCAGAAAAAACCAATTTAGAAGAAGAGAGAATCCGTAAAGCTTTTAAGGAAAAAGACTGGAGTGAGATCAAAAGTGCCAACTCCTGGGTGATCTTTAAGGTAATGTCAGAATTTGTGGAGGGCTTCGAGAAGCTGGCAAAAATAGGCCCATGCGTTTCCATCTTTGGCTCTGCCCGTACCCCTCAGGACAACAAATACTATAAAATAGCCGAAGAGATCGCTGCCAAACTGGTCAGGCACGGCTATGGCGTGATCACCGGTGGCGGCCCCGGAATCATGGAAGCCGGTAACAAAGGAGCTCACTCCGAAAAAGGAAAATCGGTGGGACTCAATATCCAGCTGCCTTTCGAACAGTTTAACAACATGTACATTGACCAGGACAAACTGATCACATTTGATTATTTCTTTGTCCGCAAGGTAATGTTCGTAAAATATGCCCAAGGATTTATCGTTTTGCCGGGAGGATTCGGTACCATGGATGAGCTGTTTGAAGCCCTGACATTGGTACAAACCAAGAAAACTGGAAAATTTCCCATTATCCTGGTTGGTAAAGAATTCTGGGAAGGATTAATCGAATGGATCAAAACCATCATGCTGGAAAGGCACATCAATATCAGTCCTGAAGACATGGAACTGTTTACGCTGGTGGACACGGCTACCGAGGCCGTTGAGGCCATCGATGAGTTCTATAACAAGTATTTACTCTCCCCAAATTTCTAG
- a CDS encoding YeiH family protein, translating to MEKAKFSLIRIRSIQQLLDRGLTIREILFWVAGLICLLPGMTAPLALVMGLLFANLLGTPYATARTKATDYLLQFAVVGLGFGIGAADALQAGKSGFAMTIIAICCTLALGLTLGKFLKIDRKTSLLVAVGTAICGGSAIAAVSPAIHARQHQISMALGAVFVLNSLALFLFPPIGKFLGLSAGEFGTWCAIAIHDTSSVVGAASQYGKEALHIATTVKLARALWIIPVTFVAAMTFGKGKGNIKIPYFIGFFILAVLANSYLPMANWMVTLIHQLSHTALCLSIFLIGCGLSKKLLLAGGLRVLGQASILWVIISGMTLLVIINF from the coding sequence ATGGAGAAAGCAAAGTTCAGTCTTATTCGCATTAGAAGCATCCAACAACTGCTGGACCGTGGCCTGACCATTCGGGAAATTTTATTTTGGGTGGCAGGGTTGATATGCCTTCTTCCCGGCATGACGGCTCCACTGGCCTTGGTGATGGGTCTGCTATTTGCCAATCTCCTAGGCACGCCCTACGCCACAGCAAGGACCAAAGCAACGGACTATCTGCTACAATTTGCGGTAGTTGGCTTGGGGTTTGGCATCGGAGCAGCAGATGCCCTTCAAGCAGGTAAATCAGGCTTCGCCATGACCATCATCGCCATATGCTGCACATTGGCACTTGGGCTAACCTTGGGAAAGTTCCTGAAAATAGACCGCAAGACCTCGCTATTGGTAGCAGTGGGCACGGCCATTTGCGGGGGCAGCGCCATTGCTGCCGTATCCCCAGCGATCCACGCACGACAGCATCAAATTTCCATGGCTCTAGGTGCCGTCTTTGTGCTGAACTCCCTGGCCTTGTTCCTGTTTCCGCCAATCGGAAAATTCCTAGGGCTCAGCGCTGGGGAATTTGGCACGTGGTGCGCCATCGCCATTCATGACACCAGCTCCGTGGTGGGTGCCGCCAGCCAGTACGGAAAGGAAGCCCTCCATATCGCAACGACGGTAAAATTGGCGCGAGCCTTATGGATTATTCCTGTGACCTTTGTGGCTGCAATGACCTTCGGAAAGGGAAAAGGAAACATCAAAATACCTTATTTCATCGGCTTTTTTATCTTGGCTGTTTTGGCAAACAGTTACCTGCCAATGGCAAATTGGATGGTCACGCTCATTCACCAGCTGTCGCATACGGCACTGTGCCTGTCCATCTTCCTTATCGGCTGTGGACTGTCAAAAAAACTGCTGCTTGCAGGGGGATTACGTGTACTCGGACAAGCGAGTATCTTATGGGTGATCATTTCAGGGATGACCCTTTTGGTGATCATCAACTTCTGA
- a CDS encoding geranylgeranylglyceryl/heptaprenylglyceryl phosphate synthase — MPRKSKPVIATALNDLHRNGMKGVALLIDPEKCGDAEALEHLVRLAAGHKVDFIFLGGSLIDDHNVDAIVQKIKGLAKKIPLVLFPGNVIQVTDKADGILFLSLISGRNPELLIGQQVTAAPLLEKSSLEVLPTGYMLVNDGQITSASYISQTIPLPNDKPALAVATALAGQFLGMQYFFLDAGSGAKVPVSKAVIRAVSKKVDRPLIVGGGIDSVEKARDAWEAGADLIVLGNGAEKNPGLLTEVIDLANVYNVSLNVN, encoded by the coding sequence ATGCCAAGAAAAAGTAAACCGGTTATTGCCACGGCATTAAATGACCTGCACAGAAATGGAATGAAAGGTGTGGCGCTGCTGATAGATCCGGAGAAATGCGGAGATGCAGAAGCGCTGGAGCACTTGGTTCGATTGGCCGCAGGTCATAAAGTGGATTTTATCTTTCTGGGCGGAAGCCTAATCGATGATCATAACGTCGATGCCATTGTCCAGAAGATAAAGGGCTTGGCCAAAAAGATTCCGTTGGTGTTGTTTCCGGGAAATGTCATTCAGGTAACAGACAAGGCGGATGGGATCTTGTTTTTGTCATTGATATCGGGAAGAAATCCTGAATTGCTGATCGGCCAACAGGTGACCGCTGCTCCCTTGTTAGAGAAGTCTTCGCTGGAGGTGCTTCCCACGGGATATATGCTGGTCAATGACGGGCAAATCACGAGTGCCAGCTATATCAGCCAGACCATACCTTTGCCCAATGATAAGCCCGCTCTGGCCGTTGCGACAGCCTTGGCAGGTCAGTTTCTGGGGATGCAGTATTTTTTCCTCGATGCTGGCAGTGGCGCCAAAGTCCCGGTCAGCAAAGCGGTGATCCGAGCCGTCAGTAAGAAGGTAGATCGTCCGCTGATCGTGGGAGGAGGGATCGATTCGGTGGAAAAAGCAAGGGACGCTTGGGAAGCGGGGGCAGACCTCATCGTCCTGGGCAATGGGGCAGAAAAAAACCCCGGCCTGCTGACCGAGGTAATTGACTTAGCAAATGTTTACAACGTATCACTGAACGTTAATTAG